One region of Microbacterium sp. M28 genomic DNA includes:
- a CDS encoding SRPBCC family protein, whose translation MPVTDVITDADNLTMTVIADFAAPVERVWSAYSDPRQLERFWGPPGWPATFTAWDHTVGGRAHYRMNGPHGETPGGLWEFLAIEEPHRFEVLDSFADENGAPVEEPPATRMTFEFSATDDGTRMVTTSHFPSAAALEQLVGMGMVEGLKLAMSQLDVVLQDLREYAEGKGTQVELLDDTHVRITRLVNGPRELVWRAHHDPELIRKWMLGPDGWEMTECVVGTEPGAAYRNSWAPVGDTEGEPFGFEGEVLVFDPPRRSVTTERMQGMPTETLNDLNLYEEDGATLITLFIEYPDKDTRDMILATGMTDGMEASYARLESTLLAV comes from the coding sequence ATGCCCGTCACCGACGTCATCACCGACGCTGACAACCTGACCATGACCGTCATCGCCGACTTCGCCGCCCCCGTCGAGCGCGTGTGGTCGGCGTACAGCGACCCGCGCCAGCTCGAACGCTTCTGGGGTCCCCCCGGATGGCCGGCGACCTTCACCGCCTGGGACCACACGGTCGGCGGCCGCGCGCACTACCGGATGAACGGCCCGCACGGTGAGACGCCGGGCGGCCTGTGGGAGTTCCTCGCGATCGAGGAGCCGCACCGCTTCGAGGTGCTCGACAGCTTCGCCGACGAGAACGGCGCGCCGGTCGAGGAGCCGCCCGCGACCCGCATGACGTTCGAGTTCTCGGCGACCGACGACGGCACCCGGATGGTGACCACCAGCCATTTCCCGTCGGCCGCGGCGCTCGAGCAGCTCGTCGGCATGGGCATGGTCGAGGGCCTCAAGCTGGCCATGTCGCAGCTGGATGTCGTCCTGCAGGATCTCCGTGAGTACGCGGAGGGCAAGGGTACGCAGGTCGAGTTGCTCGACGACACGCACGTGCGCATCACGCGTCTGGTGAACGGACCGCGCGAGCTCGTCTGGCGTGCGCACCACGATCCGGAACTGATCCGGAAGTGGATGCTGGGACCCGACGGCTGGGAGATGACGGAGTGCGTCGTCGGCACGGAGCCGGGCGCCGCGTACCGCAACTCCTGGGCCCCGGTCGGCGACACCGAGGGCGAGCCCTTCGGGTTCGAAGGCGAAGTGCTCGTGTTCGACCCGCCGCGTCGTTCGGTCACGACCGAGCGCATGCAGGGGATGCCGACCGAGACGCTCAACGACCTCAACCTCTACGAGGAGGACGGCGCCACCCTCATCACGCTGTTCATCGAGTACCCGGACAAGGACACGCGCGACATGATCCTCGCCACCGGCATGACCGATGGCATGGAGGCATCTTACGCGCGACTGGAGAGCACCCTGCTCGCCGTCTGA
- a CDS encoding ArsR/SmtB family transcription factor gives MVAQTELSEAEIDRVFHALATSTRRDILRRTIEQEQSVSALAAEYDMSFAAVQKHVAVLEAAHLIIKRAEGRERLVRADPAMIARARVLLARYEELWRARVARLDDLLAEQDRPAGSEPKQGD, from the coding sequence ATGGTTGCACAAACAGAACTGAGCGAAGCGGAGATCGACCGTGTGTTCCACGCACTGGCGACGTCGACGCGGCGTGACATCCTGCGCAGGACGATCGAACAGGAGCAGTCCGTCTCGGCACTCGCCGCCGAATACGACATGTCGTTCGCGGCCGTCCAGAAGCACGTCGCCGTGCTCGAGGCCGCGCACCTCATCATCAAGCGCGCCGAGGGACGCGAGCGGCTCGTCCGCGCCGACCCTGCGATGATCGCCCGCGCCAGGGTGCTCCTCGCCCGATACGAAGAACTCTGGCGGGCACGCGTCGCCCGCCTCGACGACCTGCTGGCAGAGCAAGACCGCCCTGCCGGCTCCGAACCGAAACAAGGAGACTGA